One region of Glutamicibacter sp. B1 genomic DNA includes:
- a CDS encoding ABC-F family ATP-binding cassette domain-containing protein, whose product MAHLLGGEALHLEYPTHTVFDSVTIGISDGDRIGLVGRNGEGKSSLLGMLSGKIEPNSGRVTLRNGLRVGVLDQSDTLDPEATVHYSVVGEMEDHEWAGEARIRDIISGLVADLDWEATVGTLSGGQRRRVALAALLVQDWDVIILDEPTNHLDVEGISWLAEHINKRWSKNAGGLMVVTHDRWFLDAVCTTTWEVHDRIVEPFEGGYAAYVLQRVERDRIAAVTENKRQNMMKKELAWLRRGAPARTSKPKFRIEAANQLIADVPPARNPLELQKMATSRLGKDVIDLLDTEVSFGSKQVLKPFTWRIGPGERTGLLGANGAGKSTLLGLIAGTVEPTGGKIKRGQTVKLAVLDQQFRELETIGQDKVREVLARYRTTFNVDGKDLTPAQLLERLGFSSAHLSTKVSELSGGQRRRLQLLMILMDEPNVMILDEPTNDVDTDMLAALEDLLDSWPGTLIVVSHDRYLLERVTDQQYAILGGHFRHVPGGVDEYLKLRAAQGSTGGSNPSQSQSDTATAKPAGPSGAELRAAQKELNANERKVSQLNEKIAKVHAKMADHDQSDYEGLGKFTAEIDEYQAQIDELEERWLELTELLE is encoded by the coding sequence GTGGCTCATTTACTCGGGGGCGAAGCCCTACATCTGGAATATCCCACCCATACCGTCTTCGACTCGGTGACCATCGGCATCTCCGATGGAGACCGTATCGGCCTGGTGGGACGCAATGGCGAAGGAAAATCCTCGCTTCTCGGCATGCTCTCGGGCAAGATCGAGCCCAATTCCGGACGGGTCACCCTGCGTAATGGCCTGCGCGTAGGCGTACTAGACCAGTCCGACACCTTGGACCCAGAAGCCACCGTGCATTACAGCGTGGTGGGCGAGATGGAAGACCATGAATGGGCGGGCGAAGCGAGAATTCGCGACATTATTTCTGGCCTGGTTGCTGACCTCGATTGGGAAGCCACCGTTGGCACCCTTTCCGGTGGGCAGCGCCGCCGTGTCGCATTGGCAGCCCTTTTGGTTCAGGACTGGGACGTCATCATCCTTGACGAGCCCACCAACCATTTAGATGTTGAGGGTATCTCTTGGCTGGCAGAACACATTAATAAGCGTTGGTCCAAAAACGCTGGCGGTCTGATGGTTGTCACTCACGACCGTTGGTTCCTTGACGCGGTCTGCACCACCACCTGGGAAGTACACGACCGTATCGTTGAGCCTTTTGAAGGTGGCTACGCCGCCTATGTTCTGCAACGTGTGGAGCGTGACCGCATCGCCGCAGTGACTGAAAACAAACGTCAAAACATGATGAAGAAGGAACTGGCATGGTTGCGCCGTGGCGCTCCGGCACGTACCTCAAAGCCTAAGTTCCGTATTGAAGCTGCCAATCAGCTCATCGCCGATGTACCACCAGCCCGCAATCCGCTGGAACTGCAGAAGATGGCAACGAGCCGATTGGGCAAGGATGTCATCGACCTGTTGGATACCGAGGTGTCATTTGGCTCCAAACAGGTACTCAAGCCTTTTACCTGGCGCATCGGTCCTGGCGAACGCACCGGTCTGCTCGGCGCCAATGGTGCCGGCAAATCCACCCTGCTCGGATTGATTGCCGGAACTGTTGAACCCACGGGTGGCAAGATCAAGCGCGGCCAGACCGTAAAGCTGGCGGTGCTTGATCAGCAGTTCCGTGAGCTGGAAACGATTGGTCAGGACAAGGTTCGTGAAGTCCTGGCCCGTTATCGCACCACCTTCAATGTTGATGGTAAGGATCTGACCCCTGCCCAGCTGTTGGAACGTTTGGGCTTCTCATCGGCACACCTGTCCACCAAGGTCAGTGAGCTTTCCGGCGGTCAACGCCGGCGTCTTCAGCTACTGATGATCTTGATGGATGAACCGAATGTCATGATCCTTGACGAGCCGACCAACGATGTTGATACCGACATGTTGGCAGCTCTCGAAGACCTCTTAGATTCATGGCCGGGCACGCTCATTGTTGTTTCCCACGACCGTTATCTCCTTGAACGCGTCACCGACCAGCAATACGCAATCCTTGGTGGACACTTCCGCCATGTACCAGGCGGCGTGGATGAGTACCTCAAGCTGCGTGCCGCTCAGGGTTCCACCGGTGGCTCGAACCCTTCGCAGTCGCAAAGTGATACGGCTACGGCCAAGCCTGCAGGTCCGTCGGGGGCCGAGCTTCGAGCAGCCCAAAAAGAGTTGAACGCCAATGAGCGCAAGGTGTCGCAGCTGAACGAAAAGATCGCTAAGGTCCACGCCAAAATGGCCGATCACGACCAAAGTGATTATGAGGGTTTGGGCAAGTTCACCGCGGAAATCGATGAATATCAGGCTCAGATCGATGAGCTGGAAGAACGTTGGCTAGAGCTCACGGAATTACTTGAGTAA
- a CDS encoding putative quinol monooxygenase, producing the protein MGIVSLSGHLICANQSEADAVVELLPEHIRLTRQEPGCLSFQVTPAQDPWTWIVAEEFTDAQAFEAHQQRVRTSYWGQGTAGIKREYRIEGL; encoded by the coding sequence ATGGGAATTGTGAGCCTGAGCGGACATCTTATCTGCGCCAATCAATCCGAAGCAGATGCCGTCGTTGAGTTGTTGCCAGAGCATATTCGGCTCACTCGACAGGAGCCTGGTTGCCTGTCATTTCAGGTGACACCTGCACAGGATCCTTGGACGTGGATCGTTGCTGAAGAGTTCACTGATGCACAAGCTTTCGAAGCCCATCAACAGCGCGTCAGAACAAGCTACTGGGGACAAGGCACCGCCGGTATCAAGCGCGAATACCGCATCGAAGGCC